From Callospermophilus lateralis isolate mCalLat2 chromosome 5, mCalLat2.hap1, whole genome shotgun sequence, a single genomic window includes:
- the LOC143641745 gene encoding protein RoBo-1-like, which produces MVTSVQVSTLRGLSTLCIFVALVFSTVGISPTITQDKGCSSSACTPLSFSATVRTGWTFVYENQCCTSKQCNKADIQLSPVSKEENGIVCPACFSENGTFCSPQPLKCTGAETKCVEVIGKGGRSERGIEVVLAQAVS; this is translated from the exons ATGGTGACCAGTGTCCAGGTCTCCACCCTGAGGGGTCTCTCCACTCTCTGCATCTTTGTGGCCCTGGTTTTCAGCACCGTGG GTATTTCACCAACAATTACACAGGATAAGGGCTGCTCTTCAAGTGCGTGCACTCCCCTGTCCTTCTCTGCCACCGTGAGGACTGGATGGACATTTGTGTACGAGAACCAGTGCTGCACGAGCAAGCAGTGTAACAAAGCCGACATCCAAC TGTCTCCAGTGTCCAAGGAAGAAAATGGCATTGTATGTCCTGCCTGCTTCTCTGAAAATGGCACCTTCTGTAGCCCACAGCCCCTCAAGTGCACAggggcagagacaaagtgtgTCGAGGTTATAGGCAAAG GTGGCAGGTCTGAGAGGGGCATAGAGGTGGTGCTGGCTCAGGCTGTTTCCTGA